The Desulfarculaceae bacterium genome window below encodes:
- a CDS encoding glycosyltransferase — translation MLVWLLEASEILPLEDDTRKMRAGYLADVLTSRGHNVVWWASTFNHQLKKFIYDKDTDIEINSRLTIKMIHGCGYGGNRSIKRYIHHRLIANKFYKFAQRCERPDIIISFIPCHRLAYMATKYAKNNSVPIIVDIRDKWPDIFITSKNKIFEIIANIILFSEQKCTKYAMRNASTLAAVSETYLNWALHKIDRARNKMDRVYYLGYANSDINSGGKLYKDENISDELRQLIDGNSSKKLIVFVGTFGFSYDLITMVDVGARFHEQRQTDVVFVLAGTGENYDKVNNSIRSPNVLLTGWINHDEIKYVLSKSYAGLMPYHDYAPQSLPNKFFEYAVNNLPIISSLKGEIAEIITENQIGINYKANDKQDLYNAIQYLVENESLHDKMVNENLAAFRNTCNANLIYEEYATYIEEIFRNNV, via the coding sequence ATGCTTGTTTGGTTGTTAGAGGCAAGTGAAATCCTTCCACTAGAAGATGACACTCGCAAAATGCGTGCGGGATATTTAGCAGATGTCTTAACTAGCCGAGGCCATAATGTAGTATGGTGGGCAAGCACATTTAATCATCAATTAAAAAAATTTATTTACGATAAAGATACTGACATTGAAATAAATAGCAGGTTAACTATAAAAATGATTCATGGCTGTGGATATGGCGGTAACAGGTCGATTAAAAGATACATACATCATCGATTAATAGCCAACAAGTTTTACAAATTCGCTCAACGCTGTGAACGGCCAGACATTATCATTTCATTTATACCTTGCCATCGATTGGCATATATGGCCACAAAATATGCCAAAAATAATAGCGTCCCAATAATCGTGGACATCAGAGACAAGTGGCCCGATATCTTTATTACAAGCAAAAACAAAATTTTTGAGATTATTGCCAACATAATACTTTTTAGTGAGCAAAAGTGCACAAAATATGCAATGCGTAACGCATCAACACTGGCTGCTGTTTCTGAAACATATCTAAACTGGGCTTTGCATAAAATTGACAGGGCAAGAAATAAAATGGACAGAGTTTATTATTTAGGATACGCAAATAGCGATATTAACAGCGGCGGCAAACTTTATAAAGATGAAAATATTTCGGATGAGTTACGCCAATTAATTGATGGCAATTCCAGTAAAAAATTAATAGTTTTTGTCGGAACTTTTGGCTTTTCATATGATTTGATAACGATGGTAGATGTTGGCGCAAGGTTTCACGAGCAGCGCCAAACAGATGTTGTTTTCGTATTGGCCGGCACCGGGGAAAACTACGACAAAGTAAATAATTCAATAAGGTCGCCAAATGTTTTGTTGACGGGTTGGATTAATCATGATGAAATCAAATATGTGCTTAGCAAAAGTTATGCTGGCTTGATGCCATATCATGATTATGCCCCCCAAAGCCTCCCCAACAAATTTTTCGAATATGCAGTAAATAACCTCCCTATTATTTCTTCTTTAAAAGGAGAGATCGCTGAAATAATAACTGAAAATCAAATTGGCATCAATTATAAAGCTAACGACAAACAAGATCTCTATAATGCAATACAGTATCTGGTGGAAAATGAGAGCCTACATGACAAAATGGTTAATGAAAACTTGGCTGCCTTCCGCAACACATGCAATGCTAACTTAATTTATGAAGAATACGCGACCTATATAGAAGAAATATTTCGAAACAATGTTTAA
- a CDS encoding sugar transferase encodes MQDTSTKYHKLTEAPGDKASSEQLQRLYHRYHFACSWINGNRVLEVACGTGIGLKYLAKSAGCTYGCDVDQTNLDRARQICHGEAEIRLDEARAEVLPYADGSFDVVILFEALYYLDDPGLFVREACRLLSDDGILLIGTVNCEWDSFHPSPLSKKYYSARELGELLEGPFAWHKMWGAFPTEATGTREAVISLLKKGANTLNLIPGSLRSRAWLKRIFFGELVPLPQDFSSAEIPYDPPAPLSGQSPETSYKIIYVAAGKGAAFDLPQAPFTPIGASKAPAHGGGRLKRLMDIAGSLAGLIALSPLLAIVSLSIYLHDRGPVLYRPLRMGRHKRPFRINKFRTMVQNADQIGGPTTSLRDNRITPVGHIMRRYKIDEVPQLVNVLLGEMSLVGPRPEVLSEVEEYGPEWDDIFLVRPGMTDWASIDFRHEDEIVQAAGMDDPHQAYKLLIQPRKLELQLDYARNHSLGVDLAIILATLKTVAGG; translated from the coding sequence GTGCAAGACACAAGTACTAAATATCATAAGCTGACCGAGGCTCCTGGCGACAAGGCTTCATCCGAACAGCTGCAAAGGCTCTATCATCGCTACCACTTTGCCTGTTCCTGGATTAACGGCAACCGGGTCTTGGAAGTAGCCTGTGGTACCGGCATAGGGCTCAAGTACCTTGCCAAGTCCGCGGGATGTACCTATGGCTGTGATGTGGATCAGACGAATTTGGACCGAGCGAGGCAGATATGCCACGGTGAAGCGGAAATTCGCCTGGATGAGGCCCGCGCGGAGGTGTTGCCTTATGCCGATGGCAGCTTCGATGTAGTGATCCTTTTCGAAGCTCTCTACTATCTAGATGACCCTGGTCTCTTTGTGCGGGAAGCCTGCCGCCTGCTGTCCGACGACGGGATTTTATTGATCGGCACGGTCAACTGCGAATGGGACAGCTTCCACCCCTCGCCTTTGTCCAAAAAGTACTACTCCGCCCGCGAGCTGGGCGAACTGCTGGAAGGGCCCTTTGCCTGGCATAAGATGTGGGGGGCCTTTCCCACCGAAGCCACCGGAACCCGCGAAGCGGTCATCTCCCTGCTCAAGAAGGGGGCCAACACCCTCAACCTGATCCCTGGCAGCCTGCGCTCCCGCGCCTGGCTCAAGCGCATTTTCTTCGGTGAACTGGTGCCCTTGCCCCAGGACTTCTCCAGCGCCGAGATACCCTACGATCCGCCCGCGCCCCTGAGCGGTCAGTCCCCGGAGACCAGCTACAAGATTATCTACGTGGCCGCCGGCAAGGGCGCGGCCTTTGACCTGCCTCAGGCGCCCTTCACCCCAATCGGGGCCTCCAAGGCCCCGGCCCACGGCGGCGGCAGACTAAAGCGGCTCATGGACATCGCAGGCTCCCTGGCCGGGCTCATCGCCCTTTCGCCCCTGCTGGCCATCGTGTCGCTGTCCATTTACCTGCACGACCGGGGGCCGGTGCTGTACCGCCCCTTGCGCATGGGCCGCCACAAGCGGCCTTTCCGCATCAACAAGTTCCGTACCATGGTGCAGAACGCCGACCAGATCGGCGGGCCCACCACCTCCTTGCGCGACAACCGCATCACCCCGGTGGGCCACATCATGCGGCGCTACAAGATCGACGAGGTGCCGCAGTTGGTTAACGTGCTGCTGGGAGAGATGTCTTTGGTGGGGCCGCGCCCCGAGGTGCTCTCGGAAGTGGAGGAGTACGGCCCGGAGTGGGACGACATCTTCCTGGTGCGGCCGGGCATGACCGACTGGGCCTCCATCGATTTCCGCCACGAGGACGAGATCGTGCAGGCAGCGGGCATGGACGACCCTCACCAGGCCTACAAACTCCTTATCCAGCCTCGCAAGTTGGAGTTGCAGTTGGATTACGCCCGGAATCACTCGCTGGGGGTTGACCTGGCCATCATCCTGGCCACCCTCAAGACCGTGGCCGGGGGCTAG
- a CDS encoding class I SAM-dependent methyltransferase, with protein MSFAGGKIGAILHLIETYLAVLPTVLYRMTLSAFFDPKGCQKFVHSVLDNLDLTTDDRVLKTTTMSEIFKTDLPDELNVTIYSKAQPGVTNNINEINTLAFLVKTIKPNRIFEFGTHVGRTTRMFAQLTSSDAKITTLDLPREMVAHDIGSAFYSSAEASKIRQVHSDSMSYNYTPYYDKCDFVWVDACHDFEYVMFDTNEALKMCKQGGHIGWHDYRHTAWWSGVTRAVRKTASKKGLKIMHIRGTTIALLRKV; from the coding sequence ATGTCATTTGCCGGCGGAAAAATTGGGGCAATTCTTCACTTAATTGAAACATATCTCGCTGTATTACCAACAGTGCTTTATAGAATGACATTGTCTGCTTTTTTCGACCCAAAAGGCTGCCAGAAATTCGTTCATTCAGTGCTGGACAATTTAGACCTAACCACCGACGATAGAGTGCTCAAAACTACGACAATGTCAGAAATATTTAAAACGGACTTACCGGACGAGCTAAACGTCACAATATATTCTAAAGCACAGCCAGGCGTTACAAATAATATCAACGAAATAAATACTCTCGCCTTCTTGGTAAAAACTATTAAACCTAATCGTATTTTTGAATTCGGGACACACGTTGGAAGAACTACCCGCATGTTTGCTCAGCTAACATCCTCCGACGCAAAAATAACCACCTTGGACTTGCCCCGGGAAATGGTTGCTCATGACATAGGGTCAGCTTTTTACAGTTCAGCGGAAGCCAGTAAGATCCGTCAGGTTCATTCTGATTCTATGTCTTACAACTATACGCCGTATTATGATAAATGTGATTTTGTTTGGGTGGATGCGTGTCATGATTTCGAATATGTGATGTTTGATACAAATGAAGCTTTAAAAATGTGTAAGCAAGGAGGCCATATTGGATGGCATGACTATCGCCATACCGCTTGGTGGTCTGGCGTCACCCGTGCGGTTAGAAAAACCGCATCAAAGAAAGGCCTGAAGATAATGCATATACGTGGTACTACAATTGCTTTGTTGAGAAAAGTTTAA
- a CDS encoding thiamine pyrophosphate-dependent dehydrogenase E1 component subunit alpha gives MTSAPGKDRLYVMQYPRDLLLDLHRRMLAIRLCEESLVEPILDGSIRCPVHLCSGQEAVAVGVCAALRQDDYVMGNHRSHGHFLAKGGRMEALVAEVFGKEGGCSRGRGGSMHLIDPSVGMLGSAPIVSGTISLALGAALAGKIRGDQRVAVSFFGDGATGEGVLYESLNFAALMHLPMLFVCENNLYATHMPIGDCRPACALSDIARPFGMESVCVEGNDVLAVLAVAQEAVAACREGRGPVFIEASTYRLRGHVGPDDNIQGTHTDIRPPEELARWRENDPITTFEARLVAEGAASDEELARMRGEVGREVEAAHAFAAQSPHPPAEELAAHLFKHD, from the coding sequence ATGACAAGCGCGCCAGGCAAAGACCGACTATACGTGATGCAATACCCCAGGGATCTATTGCTGGACCTCCATCGGCGCATGCTCGCCATTCGCCTGTGCGAAGAAAGCCTGGTGGAGCCCATCCTGGACGGCTCCATACGCTGCCCGGTGCACCTGTGTTCCGGGCAGGAGGCGGTGGCGGTGGGGGTGTGCGCCGCTTTGCGGCAGGACGATTACGTGATGGGCAACCATCGCTCCCACGGCCACTTTTTGGCCAAGGGGGGCCGGATGGAGGCCCTGGTGGCCGAGGTCTTCGGCAAAGAGGGCGGCTGCTCCCGGGGGCGGGGGGGCTCCATGCACCTCATCGACCCCTCGGTGGGCATGCTGGGGTCCGCGCCCATCGTCTCGGGCACCATCTCCCTGGCTCTGGGTGCCGCCTTGGCCGGCAAGATACGCGGCGACCAGCGGGTGGCGGTGAGCTTCTTCGGCGACGGGGCCACCGGCGAGGGGGTGCTCTACGAGTCGCTGAACTTCGCGGCCCTGATGCACCTGCCCATGCTCTTCGTCTGCGAGAACAACCTCTACGCCACCCACATGCCCATCGGTGACTGCCGCCCGGCCTGCGCCCTCAGCGATATCGCGCGGCCCTTTGGCATGGAGAGCGTGTGCGTGGAGGGCAACGACGTGCTGGCCGTGCTGGCCGTGGCCCAGGAGGCGGTGGCCGCCTGCCGCGAGGGGCGGGGGCCGGTGTTCATCGAGGCCAGCACCTACCGCCTGCGGGGGCACGTGGGCCCGGACGACAACATCCAGGGCACCCACACCGACATCCGCCCCCCGGAGGAGTTGGCGCGTTGGCGGGAGAACGACCCCATCACCACCTTCGAGGCGCGCCTGGTGGCTGAAGGGGCGGCCAGCGACGAGGAGCTTGCCCGGATGCGTGGCGAGGTGGGACGGGAGGTGGAGGCGGCCCACGCCTTCGCCGCCCAGAGCCCTCATCCCCCGGCGGAAGAGCTCGCCGCTCATCTGTTCAAACATGATTAG